The Streptomyces sp. WZ-12 genome segment CGTGCCGTCAAGCCCTTCTCGGGCCATTCCGCGGCACGCCACCACCCGCTCCAGCAGCTGTTCGCGGTCGGCCTCCAGATCGGCACTGCGTTGGATCAACTGCCGAGCCGCCTCAAGGTGCACCAACTGGGCGCTGAGGCTGTGCGCGAGGACATCGTGAATCTCGCGGGCGATCCGGCCGCGTTCGGCGAGTGCCGCGGTTTCGGCCTCGGCCTTGCGGGCCGCACGCTCTTGGGCCAACAACCGCTGGGCGTTGCCCCGGGCCTCCGCGTCCAGGCGCACCACGTAGCCGGCCAGGGCCAACCCGGTAGCGGTCACGGTGGTGGTCAACCAACTGTCGTTGTTGACCACGGCGAACGCGCCGAGTGCCGCGGCGGAACACGGCACCGCGGCAACGAGGGGCAGCCGCTCAATCGCTGTCATGGCGCAGGCGCACCAAAGGACGGTCGCCGGCAAGCGGGCACCGACCAACAGGAAGCCGAGGGCGGCCGCCTCCAGTACGGCGTACAGCGCGAGAGCGGGCCAGAGCCGCCGCTCCAGGGTCATCCGGAACAGGCCCCAGAACGCCAACATGGTGACGAGCAGTACGGCGGCCGCCGCAGCCAGCCCCCAACCGGAGAAGGTCCCGCCAGCGAAGGTGCTCCAGAGCAGACCCGCGACCACCGCGACACGGGTACCGCGACCGAGCCAGAGACGAGTCTCGCTGAGGCCCGCGCGGGAGAGGGACTCCCGCAGCGGCCAGCTCGTCCAGGCGTTCGGCGGCACGTGAGGTCCTTTCGGTGCGTGGCGCAGGGGCTCAGCCCGCGACAGGGACACGGTACGTCCGCTGCATCCCCTGAGCCCGCCAGGCAGTCACTCCGGACCGGGTGAGCAACATCGCCGCCACGGACATCAGCGTCGCCGGGCTGCCTTGGTGGACACCCAGGGCAGCGGCAACGCCCATGAGGCCCAAGCGCAGCACCATCCCGCAGAGCCACACACCGGCCGCCGCCCAGGTTCCCTTGGTCCACACCGCGCCGCTCTCGTCGGTCCAGATGCGTGTGGTCCACGCCCATGCGGCGCCGCTGGCCAGTCCTATCAGGAGCGTTGCGATCAGGAGGGCCACGGAGGCGGCACGATGGGCGGGGTCCAGGATTCCTGGCTCACGCACCGCCATGAAGAACAGGATGGCCGGCATCAGCCACCACTTCCGGCCTTCCGACGTGATGCGCTGCGCGGTGAACTGCCGCGCGAAGACGAACGCGACAACCGCGATGAGCACAGCGATATTGAGCCAGCCGCTCATGGCTTGGGCCTCCGTGGGACGGTGAATCTCGACGCTCCCGACGCTACGGAGGCCCACCCGTCCCCCGGATCGGAGCCAGGGTGGGACCAGGGTGGAAAAGGCGACGGGCGCCTCTCCACCCGCGGGTGGAGAGGCGCCCGTACCCGAGGCCGCGACCGGCTCAGGTGTCGATGCGCGAACGGTCCAGAGTGGCCGCGGAGTTGGTGATGAACTCCTTGCGAGGAGCGACCTCGTTGCCCATCAACAGGTCGAACGCCTTCTCCGCGGCTTCGAGATCGCCGATGTTGATCCGGCGCAGGGTGCGGTGGCGCGGGTCCATCGTCGTCTCGGCGAGCTGGTCGGCGTCCATCTCACCGAGGCCCTTGTAGCGCTGGATGCTGTCCTTGTAGCGGACGTTCTTGCGCTGGAGCTCCAGGAGGGTCTGCCGCAGCTCGTTGTCCGAGTACGTGTAGATGTACTTGTCCTGGCCCTTCTTGGGGTTGATCAGCTCGACGCGGTGCAGCGGCGGGACGGCGGAGAAGACCCGGCCCTGCTCGACCATCGGCCGCATGTAGCGCTGGAAGAGGGTCAGCAGCAGGGTGCGGATGTGCGCGCCGTCGACGTCAGCGTCGGCGAGGAAGATGACCTTGCCGTAGCGAGCCGCGTCGATGTCGAAGGTACGGCCGGATCCAGCTCCTATGACCTGGATGATGGCCCCGCACTCGGCGTTCTTGAGCATGTCCGAGACGGACGCCTTCTGGACGTTGAGGATCTTGCCGCGGATCGGCAACAGCGCCTGGAACTCCGAGTTCCGCGCCAACTTGGCGGTGCCCAGCGCCGAGTCACCCTCGACGATGAACAGCTCACTGCGATCGACGTCGTCGCTGCGGCAGTCCGCCAACTTGGCCGGCAGGGAAGACGACTCCAGCGCCGTCTTCCGCCGCTGCGCCTCCTTGTGCTGCCGGGCGGCGATGCGCGTGCGGGCCGCGGCGACGATCTTCTCCAGGACGGAGCGCGCCTGCTGCTTGGCATCCCTCTTGGTCGAGGTCAGGAACGCCTTCAGCTCCTTGCTGACCACCTGGGCGACGATCCGGGAGGCGGCGGAGGTGCCGAGCACCTCCTTGGTCTGCCCCTCGAACTGCGGCTCCGCGAGCCGCACGGTGACGACGGCGGTGAGGCCCTCCATGGCGTCGTCCTTGACGACGTCGTCCTCGGCGACGCGCAACAGTTTGCTGGACCTCAGCACCTCGTTGACGGTCTTGGCCACCGAACGCTCGAAGCCGGCGACGTGGGTGCCGCCCTTGGGGGTGGCGATGATGTTGACGAACGACTTGAGCGTGGAGTCGTAGCCGGTGCCCCACCGGAGGGCGATGTCGACGCCCAGTTCGCGGGTGACTTCGGTGGGAGTCATGTGGCCGCGCTCGTCGAGGACCGGCACGGTCTCCTTGAAGGTGCCCTGGCCGCTCAGCCTCAGCACGTCGCAGACGGCCTTGTCCTGGGCGAGGTACTCGCAGAACTCGCTGATGCCGCCGTCGTAGCGGAACGTCTCTTCCGTCTTGCCGGCACCGTCAATGCCGCGCTCGTCGCGCACCACGATGGTCAGGCCCGGTACCAGGAAGGCCGTCTGGCGGGCGCGGGCGTGCAGCGTCTCCAGGGAGAGCTTGGCGTCCTTCAGAAAGATCTGCCGGTCCGCCCAGTAGCGCACCCGGGTACCGGTCTTGGTCTTGGGGATGCGCTTCCCCTTGTGCAGCCCGTTGGCCGGCTCGAACGTCGCATCCGGGCCGGATCCGGTGAAGGCACCGGGCACGCCGCGGCGAAAGCTGATCGCGTGCGTCTTGCTGCTGCGGTCGACCTCGACGTCCAGTCGCGCCGAGAGCGCGTTGACCACCGAGGCGCCGACGCCGTGCAGACCGCCGGAGGCGGCGTACGACCCGCCGCCGAACTTTCCACCGGCGTGCAGCTTGGTCATCACGACCTCGACGCCGCTGAGCCCCGTCTTGGGCTCGACGTCGACGGGAATGCCGCGGCCGTTGTCCTGTACTTCCACGGACCCGTCGCCGTGGAGGATCACCTCGATGTGGTCGCAGTAGTCGCCGAGCGCCTCGTCGACAGAATTGTCGATGATTTCCCACAGGCAGTGCATCAGGCCACGACTGTCCGTCGAGCCGATGTACATACCGGGACGCTTCCGGACGGCTTCCAGGCCCTCAAGGACGAGCAGATGCCGCGCGGTGTAGTTGGAACCGTCCCGGTCTGCCCCGGTCAGCACTGCGGTGGACGGCACGGACATCTCGGCGGTCACGCGGTTCGCTCCTCGCTGAATTTCTGGCAGTCCGCATTCCGCGGACTCGGTTGTGGCGGTGTCGCCGGTGAGAGGGTACCGAGGCCCAGTAGAGCCGATGTGACGCCACCCGTGAGCGTGACCATGGTAGTAGAATTTCGTTCGTACGTTCGATCGCTCGTTGGGGTGACGTCCGAGTGACGTGCACATCACGTTCCCTTCGAGGCATGAACCATTTAGGCTCCGGGCACGTCCTCATCAACGACCGGCAAGCCAGCCGGGAGGGCAGACTTCACCAACCAACGTGAATCAGACCACCACGCAATACGGCTCATTCGCCGCCACCCGGCAGCACCCGGCCCCCTCGAAGAATTTTTTCGAGGAAAAGGCACGAGCGGGAACGTTTTCGGCCTGGTTGGATGTTGACCCTGGTACGACAGCTCGTCGAGCTAGAGAAGAGGCGACGTGACTACTGTTCTGACACCCGCGAGCCCGCTGACGGCCGCTGACCGATGCGACCGCTGCGGCGCCCAGGCATACCTGCGCGTCGTCCTGATGTCCGGCGGAGAACTGCTCTTCTGCGCCCACCACGGCCGCAAGTTCGAGCCAGAACTCAAGAAGATCGCCGCGGAAATACAGGACGAGACGGAGCGGCTCACCACCACCCCGAAGTCTGCGTCCGACGAGGAACGCTGACACATCGCATCCACGACGAGCGAGTAGCGGCACAGCGCCGTGCGACGGGCGGTCTTCCCGGCACCATCGGGAAGACCGCCCGCACTCGTCCGTCGCCCCTCGCCGGGACTCGGCACCGCTCAGCCGGCGCCGTGCGCCAGCACCGCCGGGAGCAGCGCGGACGCCCGCGTGTAGACACCGGGGCTGCCCGCGCGCCCGCAACCCGTCCCCCACGACACCAGCCCCACCAAGCGCCCCTGCACCACCAGTGGCCCGCCACTGTCCCCCTGGCAGGCGTCCCGCCCGCCCTTGGGCTCCCCGGCGCACAGCATCGAAGCCGCCTTGAACGTGCCGTCGGCACTGCCCGGGTATGCCCGCGCACACACGGTGTCCCCCAGGACGTTCACTCGCGCCGACCGCAGCCGTGACGCGTAGCTGCCGTCGCCCGTCATGTCACCCCACCCGTAGACCGTGGCCACGCTCCCCGCGGCGTAGGCGCTGTCGTTCGGTCGCGCTATGGATATCGGCTGGTTCGGGACCCGCTTCTCCAGGGTGATGACGGCCATGTCGTCCTCGTTGGTCCAGGTGTTGTAGCTCGGGCTGGTCCACACCTTCGCGACCTTGACCTCCTGGCCCCCCTTGCCTGAGAGGTTGTTACGCCCGACGACGACCTTGAGGTCCTTCACCTCCCGCCAAGGCAGCCCGAGGACTTCCCGGCCCAGACAGTGCGCGGCCGTCACGACCGTTGCGTGCCCGACCAGCACGCCGCCGCAGAACTGTCCGGAGCGCTTGTTCCCGAACCGCTGGTGCGACGCCAGGGCCACCGCCCAGGGGCTCTGTGAGGGGCGGACGGGCTTGCCCCCGACCACCGACCCGTCCGCGGCCGCCGGGGCCGGCACGGCGAGTATTAGCGCAAGGCCCCCGAGGGTGGCTCGTACGGTGGGGCGCATACGGACTCCTGACTCTGGGACAGCGGTCGCCCACCCAGAGTGAGCCAAACGGACGCGTTCCGCACCCGGACGGCCGCGAGCCCGGCGCTCCACCTCGTGGAGCGCCGGGCTCGCGGCGCGGTCGGAACCGTTGGGGCTAGTCGAGGTAGTCCCGCAGCACCTGGGAGCGCGACGGGTGGCGCAGCTTCGACATCGTCTTGGACTCGATCTGGCGGATCCGCTCACGGGTGACGCCGTAGACCTTGCCGATCTCGTCGAGAGTCTTGGGCTGGCCGTCCGTGAGACCGAAGCGCATGGAGACCACGCCGGCCTCGCGCTCGGAGAGGGTGTCCAGCACCGAGTGAAGCTGCTCCTGGAGGAGCGTGAAGCTGACCGCGTCGGCCGGAACGACCGCCTCGGAGTCCTCGATGAGGTCACCGAACTCGCTGTCGCCGTCCTCGCCCAGCGGGGTGTGCAGGGAGATCGGCTCGCGGCCGTACTTCTGGACCTCGATGACCTTCTCGGGGGTCATGTCCAGTTCCTTGGCCAGCTCCTCCGGGGTGGGCTCGCGGCCCAGGTCCTGAAGCATCTGACGCTGGACGCGGGCCAGCTTGTTGATGACCTCGACCATGTGGACCGGGATACGGATCGTCCGGGCCTGGTCGGCCATGGCGCGGGTGATGGCCTGACGGATCCACCACGTCGCGTAGGTCGAGAACTTGTAACCCTTGGTGTAGTCGAACTTCTCGACCGCGCGGATCAGACCGAGGTTGCCCTCCTGGATCAGGTCCAGGAAGAGCATGCCGCGACCGGTGTAGCGCTTGGCCAGGGAGACGACCAGGCGGAGGTTGGCCTCCAGGAGGTGGTTCTTCGCCCGGCGGCCGTCCTCGGCGATGATCTCCAGCTCGCGCTTGAGCTTCGGCGCGAGCTTGTCGCTGTTGGCGAGCTTGTCCTCGGCGAACAGCCCCGCCTCGATGCGCTTGGCGAGCTCCACCTCCTGCTCGGCGTTGAGGAGCGGGACCTTGCCGATCTGCTTGAGGTAGTCCTTGACCGGGTCGGCGGTGGCGCCGGCCGCGGCGACCTGCTGGGCCGGGGCGTCGTCCTCGTCCTCGTCCGACAGCACGAAGCCGGCGTTCTCGGCACCCTCGGGCTCGGTGGGCTCGCCCTTGCCGGGCGCCGGGGTCTCCTCGGCCAGCTCGTCGTCGAGCAGGTCGTCGACGTCCTTCTTGGACGCGGTCTTCTTCGCGGTGGCCTTCTTGGCCGTGGTCTTCTTCGCGACCGTCTTCTTGGCGGTCACCTTCTTCGCCGCAGCCTTCTTCACAGGTGCAGCCTCGGACTCACCGGGGTCCGGGTCCGCCACGGAGGCGGCGGCCGACGCGGTGGTGGTCTTCTTCACCGTGGCGGTCTTGGC includes the following:
- a CDS encoding RNA polymerase sigma factor, which encodes MFVSASTSRTLPPEIAESESVMALIERGKADGQIAGDDVRRAFEADQIPPTQWKNVLRSLNQILDEEGVTLMVSAAEAPKRTRKSVAAKSPAKRTATKTVAAKTATVKKTTTASAAASVADPDPGESEAAPVKKAAAKKVTAKKTVAKKTTAKKATAKKTASKKDVDDLLDDELAEETPAPGKGEPTEPEGAENAGFVLSDEDEDDAPAQQVAAAGATADPVKDYLKQIGKVPLLNAEQEVELAKRIEAGLFAEDKLANSDKLAPKLKRELEIIAEDGRRAKNHLLEANLRLVVSLAKRYTGRGMLFLDLIQEGNLGLIRAVEKFDYTKGYKFSTYATWWIRQAITRAMADQARTIRIPVHMVEVINKLARVQRQMLQDLGREPTPEELAKELDMTPEKVIEVQKYGREPISLHTPLGEDGDSEFGDLIEDSEAVVPADAVSFTLLQEQLHSVLDTLSEREAGVVSMRFGLTDGQPKTLDEIGKVYGVTRERIRQIESKTMSKLRHPSRSQVLRDYLD
- a CDS encoding DUF1453 domain-containing protein, with the translated sequence MSGWLNIAVLIAVVAFVFARQFTAQRITSEGRKWWLMPAILFFMAVREPGILDPAHRAASVALLIATLLIGLASGAAWAWTTRIWTDESGAVWTKGTWAAAGVWLCGMVLRLGLMGVAAALGVHQGSPATLMSVAAMLLTRSGVTAWRAQGMQRTYRVPVAG
- a CDS encoding serine protease, producing MRPTVRATLGGLALILAVPAPAAADGSVVGGKPVRPSQSPWAVALASHQRFGNKRSGQFCGGVLVGHATVVTAAHCLGREVLGLPWREVKDLKVVVGRNNLSGKGGQEVKVAKVWTSPSYNTWTNEDDMAVITLEKRVPNQPISIARPNDSAYAAGSVATVYGWGDMTGDGSYASRLRSARVNVLGDTVCARAYPGSADGTFKAASMLCAGEPKGGRDACQGDSGGPLVVQGRLVGLVSWGTGCGRAGSPGVYTRASALLPAVLAHGAG
- a CDS encoding sensor histidine kinase, with the protein product MPPNAWTSWPLRESLSRAGLSETRLWLGRGTRVAVVAGLLWSTFAGGTFSGWGLAAAAAVLLVTMLAFWGLFRMTLERRLWPALALYAVLEAAALGFLLVGARLPATVLWCACAMTAIERLPLVAAVPCSAAALGAFAVVNNDSWLTTTVTATGLALAGYVVRLDAEARGNAQRLLAQERAARKAEAETAALAERGRIAREIHDVLAHSLSAQLVHLEAARQLIQRSADLEADREQLLERVVACRGMAREGLDGTREALSALRGEMVPVEDFLRRLTATEGAQLDVVGAPRILPAEAGLAVRRVAQEALTNVRKHAPGAHVSVWLEYFEGEVGLVVRDSGGRGRPGELARSGSGYGLLGMRERAELLGGTLESGPDEEGFVVRLRVPA
- a CDS encoding DNA gyrase/topoisomerase IV subunit B, producing MTAEMSVPSTAVLTGADRDGSNYTARHLLVLEGLEAVRKRPGMYIGSTDSRGLMHCLWEIIDNSVDEALGDYCDHIEVILHGDGSVEVQDNGRGIPVDVEPKTGLSGVEVVMTKLHAGGKFGGGSYAASGGLHGVGASVVNALSARLDVEVDRSSKTHAISFRRGVPGAFTGSGPDATFEPANGLHKGKRIPKTKTGTRVRYWADRQIFLKDAKLSLETLHARARQTAFLVPGLTIVVRDERGIDGAGKTEETFRYDGGISEFCEYLAQDKAVCDVLRLSGQGTFKETVPVLDERGHMTPTEVTRELGVDIALRWGTGYDSTLKSFVNIIATPKGGTHVAGFERSVAKTVNEVLRSSKLLRVAEDDVVKDDAMEGLTAVVTVRLAEPQFEGQTKEVLGTSAASRIVAQVVSKELKAFLTSTKRDAKQQARSVLEKIVAAARTRIAARQHKEAQRRKTALESSSLPAKLADCRSDDVDRSELFIVEGDSALGTAKLARNSEFQALLPIRGKILNVQKASVSDMLKNAECGAIIQVIGAGSGRTFDIDAARYGKVIFLADADVDGAHIRTLLLTLFQRYMRPMVEQGRVFSAVPPLHRVELINPKKGQDKYIYTYSDNELRQTLLELQRKNVRYKDSIQRYKGLGEMDADQLAETTMDPRHRTLRRINIGDLEAAEKAFDLLMGNEVAPRKEFITNSAATLDRSRIDT
- a CDS encoding DUF7455 domain-containing protein, with amino-acid sequence MTTVLTPASPLTAADRCDRCGAQAYLRVVLMSGGELLFCAHHGRKFEPELKKIAAEIQDETERLTTTPKSASDEER